A section of the Salminus brasiliensis chromosome 10, fSalBra1.hap2, whole genome shotgun sequence genome encodes:
- the LOC140564859 gene encoding multiple inositol polyphosphate phosphatase 1-like, translated as MAEEHLPACLIFLVFLAFFSSCSVKAAAINQNIPENADIFNTKTIYKQVNLILQENVLAINLSAVKPPAPTCVPVHLTAIIRHGIRFPTAGNIEKIGIFDNLVKSEAKGSLSYLPELKAWKMWYTEEMAGHLVATGRVEQRYLAQRLAKSFPTLLTKENLLDKRVKFTTSSVPRCVNSTLAFQKGLKEFFGIQDAHLEFTVNDTLMRYFVTCERLLVTVVNNKEAVEQVTLFENGPEMNSVKQKLADQLQIPYADITLDSVVAAYYLCAYEFSILQVNSPWCKLFDRAEAQVMDYAGDLSQYWKRGYGHKINYMSSCVLFHNLFNRLETVVNQVKSGQPVTEPVAVQVGHAETLVPFMTLLGLFKDKTSLTANTFIEHLHRVFSCSRNMPYAANLMAALYDCPDGFRLQVRVNEKPVALPGLDGFSPLYEDVRKLYADLQGCNQEAICRMDD; from the exons ATGGCTGAGGAACATCTTCCAGCGTGTTtaatttttcttgtttttttagcCTTTTTCTCTTCGTGCAGTGTTAAAGCCGCTGCCATTAACCAAAACATCCCGGAAAACGCAGACATTTTCAACACCAAAACCATTTATAAACAGGTCAACCTGATTTTGCAGGAGAACGTTCTCGCCATTAACCTCTCTGCGGTGAAGCCTCCTGCTCCTACTTGCGTCCCCGTCCATCTCACTGCCATCATCAGGCATGGCATCAGATTCCCAACGGCTGGAAACATTGAAAAGATTGGCATCTTTGACAACCTGGTGAAGTCGGAGGCCAAGGGCAGCTTGAGTTATCTGCCAGAGCTCAAAGCGTGGAAGATGTGGTACACGGAGGAGATGGCTGGGCACCTTGTGGCaacaggcagagtggaacaaagGTATCTGGCCCAAAGACTGGCCAAGTCATTCCCCACCCTCCTTACCAAGGAAAACCTTCTGGACAAACGGGTCAAGTTCACCACGAGTTCGGTACCCAGATGTGTGAACAGCACCCTTGCTTTCCAAAAAGGCCTGAAGGAGTTTTTTGGGATTCAAG ATGCACATCTGGAGTTCACAGTGAACGACACGCTGATGCGCTATTTTGTGACATGCGAACGCCTGTTGGTGACAGTGGTGAACAACAAAGAGGCCGTGGAACAGGTCACTCTCTTCGAAAACGGCCCGGAGATGAACAGCGTTAAACAGAAACTGGCCGACCAACTGCAGATCCCCTACGCCGATATTACCCTGG ACTCAGTGGTGGCGGCATACTACCTGTGTGCATATGAATTCTCCATCCTTCAAGTGAACTCCCCCTGGTGCAAGCTATTTGATCGAGCAGAGGCACAG GTGATGGACTACGCTGGTGACCTGAGTCAGTATTGGAAGAGGGGTTACGGCCACAAAATCAACTACATGTCCAGCTGCGTTCTCTTCCACAACCTGTTCAACCGCCTCGAGACTGTAGTCAACCAAGTGAA GTCTGGTCAGCCCGTGACGGAGCCAGTCGCCGTGCAGGTCGGCCATGCTGAAACGCTGGTGCCTTTCATGACCCTCCTGGGCCTTTTTAAGGACAAAACCAGCCTCACCGCCAACACCTTCATCGAACACCTCCACCGTGTTTTCAGCTGCAGCCGGAACATGCCCTATGCTGCTAACCTGATGGCTGCGCTGTATGACTGTCCCGATGGCTTTAGGCTGCAGGTCCGGGTGAACGAGAAACCGGTGGCCCTGCCAGGCCTCGATGGCTTCTCGCCTCTGTATGAGGATGTCAGGAAACTATACGCTGATCTGCAGGGATGCAACCAAGAAGCTATCTGTAGAATGGACGACTAA